In Scatophagus argus isolate fScaArg1 chromosome 5, fScaArg1.pri, whole genome shotgun sequence, a genomic segment contains:
- the LOC124059825 gene encoding serine/threonine-protein kinase pim-2-like, whose product MASTSKDNGGDQCMVVTKKRKACTDLETQMKKQKTASNPIKGSAEAVLTQGTKRKSSFQRESPSKKQRVGSTDTNTNTAEPSKVSEEETSVDLRLAVDTPRTSESSKSSSTSNNLSTPKNWIISNSETASREFEAKYLQLNRLGEGSFGSVYAGIRKADYLPVAIKHIPQAKVKVQLADINGETHILPTEVLLMKTAAGGPESVGKYAATTLLDWYDLDHGLVLVMERPVPSVDLWTHLDETNGYMAEAQAKNIMKQLVDAAIQMHSQKVFHRDIKADNILLETGSDVPRVRIIDFGCGCIEKSEPYNSYSGTLDYAPPEYYTEREYKARPTTVWQLGTLLYELLHETSDFRTQRFLRNQRAFVSGLNELKVSQGKTMLASIQF is encoded by the exons ATGGCCAGCACTTCCAAAGACAACGGTGGCGACCAATGTATGGTGGTGACCAAGAAAAGGAAGGCCTGCACAGATCTGGAAAcgcagatgaaaaaacaaaagactgccAGCAACCCCATCAAGGGGTCAGCAGAGGCTGTGCTGACTCAGGGGACCAAAAGAAAGTCCAGCTTCCAAAGAGAGTCCCCCAGTAAGAAGCAGAGGGTTGGAAGCACtgacaccaacaccaacactgCTGAACCCAGCAAAGTGTCTGAGGAGGAGACCAGTGTTGACCTGCGGCTAGCAGTAGACACTCCCAGGACATCGGAGAGCTCCAAAAGCTCTTCGACCTCCAATAACTTGTCTACTCCCAAGAACTGGATCATATCCAACTCAGAGACTGCAAGCAGAG agTTTGAAGCCAAGTACCTGCAGCTTAACAGGCTGGGAGAAGGAAGCTTTGGTTCAGTTTATGCTGGGATTAGAAAAGCTGATTATTTACCA GTGGCGATCAAACACATCCCCCAAGCTAAAGTGAAGGTTCAACTGGCT GACATAAATGGTGAGACACACATACTGCCCACTGAGGTGCTCCTCATGAAAACAGCGGCAGGTGGACCAGAGTCAGTGGGGAAATATGCAGCCACTACCTTATTAGACTGGTATGACCTGGACCACGGGCTTGTCCTGGTCATGGAGAGACCAGTTCCCTCTGTGGACCTATGGACCCACCTGGATGAGACTAATGGTTACATGGCGGAAGCCCAGGCTAAG AACATCATGAAACAGCTGGTGGATGCAGCCATTCAAATGCACTCTCAGAAAGTGTTCCATCGGGATATCAAAGCAGACAATATCCTTCTGGAAACTGGTTCTGATGTCCCTCGAGTGCGCATCATAGACTTTGGCTGTGGCTGCATTGAGAAAAGTGAACCTTACAACAGCTACTCTG GAACCCTTGATTACGCCCCGCCAGAGTATTACACAGAGAGGGAATACAAGGCCCGTCCCACCACAGTCTGGCAACTGGGCACGCTACTTTATGAGCTGCTGCATGAAACCAGTGACTTTAGGACCCAGAGGTTCCTTAGGAACCAAAGGGCTTTTGTGAGTGGGTTAAATGAGCTCAAAGTGTCCCAAGGTAAGACAATGCTGGCTTCAATACAGTTCTAG